From the Caloramator mitchellensis genome, the window AAAAATAGGTAGAAGTATTAACCCAAAAACACGATTAAGTTTTTTAGAAACTCAGGGTGGTTTTAATATAAAACGGAAGTATATTAGCCCAATGTGTGGTAACTCTAAT encodes:
- a CDS encoding GIY-YIG nuclease family protein, translated to MNGYVYIIEKEDGSIKIGRSINPKTRLSFLETQGGFNIKRKYISPMCGNSN